A genomic region of Mycobacterium sp. Aquia_213 contains the following coding sequences:
- a CDS encoding alpha/beta fold hydrolase, producing the protein MPSIEINGGNVVYEILGDSGDLIALTPGGRFSKEIEGLRPLAEALAAGGYRVLLWDRPNCGASDVQFYGQSESHMRAETLHKLVTGLGFERCILAGGSGGARDSMLTTMLYPEMVTKLVVWNIVGGIYGSFVLGSFYIIPSILAVRGTGMDGVVQVTEWRDRIAENPANKQRFLDFESADFLKIMLRWLNAFVSKPGQTIPGVEDEMFDRIKVPTLIIRGGENDMDHPKRTSLEVSCLIKGSKLIDPPWPEDAWERASEDRAAGRVKHFNMFDTWVQAAPAILEFLGS; encoded by the coding sequence GTGCCTTCAATCGAGATCAACGGGGGAAATGTCGTCTACGAAATCCTCGGTGACTCAGGTGATCTCATCGCCCTGACGCCCGGCGGGCGGTTCAGCAAGGAAATCGAAGGCTTGCGTCCGCTCGCGGAAGCATTGGCCGCGGGTGGCTACCGGGTGCTGCTGTGGGACCGGCCCAACTGCGGGGCCTCCGATGTCCAGTTCTACGGGCAAAGCGAGTCGCACATGCGCGCCGAGACACTGCACAAGCTGGTCACCGGGCTGGGCTTCGAGCGCTGCATTCTCGCCGGAGGATCCGGCGGCGCAAGGGATTCCATGCTGACGACGATGCTCTACCCCGAGATGGTCACCAAGCTCGTTGTGTGGAACATCGTCGGCGGCATCTACGGCAGTTTCGTGCTCGGCTCCTTCTACATCATCCCGAGCATTCTCGCGGTGCGCGGCACCGGGATGGACGGCGTGGTGCAGGTGACCGAATGGCGCGACCGGATCGCGGAGAACCCCGCCAACAAGCAACGGTTCCTCGACTTCGAATCCGCCGACTTCCTCAAGATCATGCTGCGCTGGCTCAACGCATTCGTTTCCAAGCCGGGGCAGACGATTCCCGGTGTCGAGGACGAAATGTTCGACCGGATAAAGGTTCCCACGTTGATCATTCGTGGCGGCGAGAACGACATGGATCACCCCAAGCGGACGTCGCTGGAAGTCAGCTGCCTGATCAAGGGATCGAAGCTGATCGACCCGCCGTGGCCCGAGGACGCCTGGGAGCGTGCGTCCGAGGACCGCGCGGCGGGCCGGGTCAAGCACTTCAACATGTTCGACACTTGGGTGCAGGCGGCACCCGCGATTCTCGAGTTCCTGGGCTCGTAA
- a CDS encoding Rieske (2Fe-2S) protein, whose amino-acid sequence MTEETKRPEPRLAQGREHVVATVDEIPPGKHKLVPIGRHGVGVYNVNGTFYAIANYCPHEGGPLCSGRPRGRTIVDETVPGDAVMVRDLEFIYCPWHQWGFELATGTTAVKPEWSIRTYPVRVVGNDVLVQA is encoded by the coding sequence TTGACGGAGGAAACCAAACGGCCCGAGCCACGTCTCGCCCAGGGCCGCGAGCACGTTGTCGCCACCGTAGACGAGATTCCGCCGGGCAAGCACAAGCTGGTACCGATCGGACGTCACGGCGTCGGTGTCTACAACGTCAACGGCACCTTCTACGCCATCGCGAATTACTGCCCACACGAGGGCGGTCCGCTGTGCTCGGGGCGCCCGCGCGGACGGACGATCGTCGACGAGACCGTGCCCGGCGACGCGGTGATGGTGCGAGACCTCGAGTTCATCTACTGCCCTTGGCACCAATGGGGTTTCGAGCTGGCGACCGGCACCACCGCGGTCAAGCCGGAGTGGAGTATCCGCACCTATCCGGTGCGTGTCGTCGGCAACGACGTTCTGGTCCAGGCCTAA